In the genome of Xanthomonas translucens pv. cerealis, one region contains:
- a CDS encoding TonB-dependent receptor, producing the protein MSKLTLGLVAALAAAPVFAQSTSSGIGGMVTHNGQPVAGAEVTITHVESGTVSRASTDASGRYNARGLRVGGPYNVTITKSGDGTQTQEGIYLSLDQVASVNAQLTGDVATLESMQVTAARGSEAFTSDNKGISTNLSRGDLDRTPMPDRSIQNVVRSDPRVVVTDRDRGAFSAMGQNNRYNSITVDTISAGDPFGLTDNGLPTKGTPISQDAIESYNISTANFDVATRRGVGAWVNAVTKSGTNDFHGSAYYVYQNADDMIGKGETDAKWTGYTRDTTKGATLGGPILKDKLFFFASYEESKKEAPGAIWGTSDSSAISKVSGVTTAQLQQITTTAQNLGLSPGDDGSASTDIESKRYLAKLDWNISDYHRASLRFSRTEEDEPIITASSSTQLKLSSNWYVLNKTNTSYALSFYDDWSEKFSTEASVGYSKFEQDRAPLVGGYQPEITVRTSGADSGSSVLLGTDYSSQANVLSVESWNAYFAGSWFLGDHVVKAGIDYQQDEVYNLFLQRYNGTYEFNSIADFVNGTYRRYRLSQPAAGYTLDNVAAIFKMKQYGLFLQDTWQATERLSIQYGLRYDVPKVNPMPTYNPCFAADAGVTGNFGACGLRATPANANASVGGFGFSNTGTIDGNSVLQPRFSFNYDLDTERPTQLRGGAGLFVSNTPAVWVGNPYSNNGVAVTTYDVNRRKTATDPAFSSNPLGQPVPGGTVTPPGLGSSSMTMNVVDPNFDLPAVYKYTLGLDHQLPWQDLVFTAEYQHLDVDKGILYQDLNMGTPTGTLPDGRYTYARFPNQAPGSTNTANWNKNASFSNVIYLTNTDKGKSDNFTVSLKKPFDGTWSAMLAYTYSRATEVNPGTSSVAYSSYQNRAWYNPSDDAAGISNYSIPNRIIAQLSWEHKFFGDYATRVSAFYDGHNGAPYSWVFGNDAQGLGLSSGRSLAYVPSGPSDVVWANATSQQLSSSFWDYIGKHPELARYKGDVAERNSSRAPWVNQLDMSFSQEIPGFAKGHKGEIRLDMFNVLNMLNKDWGVERRADFPLVRNLANVAGVTADGKYIYDISSTSLYNRNGTYAPTDLAINETQNPSQRWSLLLTLRYTF; encoded by the coding sequence ATGTCCAAGCTCACCCTTGGCCTCGTTGCTGCGCTCGCCGCCGCCCCCGTGTTCGCCCAGAGCACCTCCTCCGGCATCGGTGGCATGGTCACCCACAATGGCCAGCCCGTCGCGGGCGCCGAAGTGACCATTACCCACGTCGAGTCCGGAACGGTCAGCCGCGCCAGCACCGATGCGAGCGGCCGCTACAACGCGCGCGGCCTGCGCGTCGGCGGCCCATACAACGTCACCATCACCAAGTCTGGCGATGGCACCCAGACCCAGGAAGGCATCTATCTGAGCCTGGATCAGGTCGCCAGCGTCAATGCGCAGCTGACCGGCGACGTCGCCACGCTGGAGTCCATGCAGGTCACCGCCGCGCGCGGTTCCGAGGCGTTCACCTCGGACAACAAAGGCATTTCCACCAACCTGTCGCGCGGCGATCTCGACCGCACGCCGATGCCGGACCGCTCGATCCAGAACGTGGTGCGTTCCGATCCGCGCGTCGTGGTCACCGACCGCGATCGCGGCGCGTTCTCGGCAATGGGCCAGAACAATCGCTACAACAGCATCACCGTCGACACCATCAGCGCGGGCGATCCCTTCGGTCTGACCGACAACGGCCTGCCGACCAAGGGCACGCCGATCTCGCAGGACGCGATCGAGAGCTACAACATCTCCACCGCCAACTTCGACGTCGCCACCCGTCGCGGCGTGGGCGCTTGGGTCAATGCCGTCACCAAGAGCGGTACCAACGATTTCCACGGCTCGGCTTACTACGTCTACCAGAATGCCGACGACATGATCGGCAAGGGCGAGACCGACGCGAAGTGGACCGGTTACACCAGAGACACCACCAAGGGTGCGACCCTGGGCGGCCCAATCCTCAAGGACAAGCTATTCTTCTTCGCTTCCTACGAGGAGAGCAAGAAGGAGGCCCCGGGCGCGATCTGGGGCACCTCCGATTCCAGCGCCATCAGCAAGGTGAGCGGCGTAACCACGGCGCAGCTCCAGCAGATCACCACGACCGCGCAGAACCTCGGGCTTTCGCCGGGCGACGACGGTTCGGCCAGCACCGACATCGAAAGCAAGCGCTACCTGGCCAAGCTCGACTGGAACATCAGCGACTACCACCGCGCCAGCCTGCGCTTCAGCCGTACCGAAGAAGACGAGCCGATCATCACCGCCAGCAGTTCCACACAGCTGAAGCTGTCGAGCAACTGGTACGTGTTGAACAAGACCAACACCAGCTATGCGCTGAGCTTCTACGACGACTGGAGCGAGAAGTTCTCCACCGAAGCGTCGGTGGGCTACAGCAAGTTCGAGCAGGACCGTGCGCCGCTGGTCGGCGGCTACCAGCCCGAAATCACCGTGCGCACCAGTGGCGCGGACAGCGGCAGCAGCGTGCTGCTCGGCACCGACTATTCCAGCCAGGCCAATGTGCTCAGCGTCGAGAGCTGGAACGCGTACTTCGCCGGTAGCTGGTTCCTCGGCGACCATGTGGTCAAGGCCGGTATCGACTACCAGCAGGACGAGGTCTACAACCTGTTCCTGCAGCGCTACAACGGCACCTACGAGTTCAACTCGATTGCCGATTTCGTCAATGGCACCTACCGCCGCTACCGCCTGTCGCAGCCGGCGGCGGGCTATACGCTGGACAACGTCGCCGCCATCTTCAAGATGAAGCAGTACGGCCTGTTCCTGCAGGACACGTGGCAGGCGACGGAGCGTCTGTCGATCCAGTACGGCCTGCGCTACGACGTGCCGAAGGTCAATCCGATGCCGACCTACAATCCGTGTTTCGCCGCGGACGCGGGCGTCACCGGCAATTTCGGCGCGTGCGGCCTGCGCGCGACCCCGGCCAACGCCAACGCGTCAGTGGGTGGCTTCGGCTTCTCCAACACCGGCACCATCGACGGCAACAGCGTCCTGCAGCCGCGCTTCTCCTTCAACTACGACCTGGATACCGAGCGTCCGACCCAACTGCGTGGCGGTGCCGGTCTGTTCGTCTCCAATACCCCGGCGGTGTGGGTGGGTAACCCGTATTCCAACAATGGCGTTGCTGTGACCACCTACGACGTCAACCGCCGGAAGACCGCGACCGATCCGGCGTTCAGCTCCAATCCGCTGGGCCAGCCAGTCCCGGGCGGCACGGTAACCCCGCCGGGCCTGGGGAGCTCCAGCATGACCATGAACGTGGTCGATCCGAACTTCGACTTGCCGGCGGTCTACAAATACACCCTGGGCCTGGACCACCAACTGCCGTGGCAGGACCTGGTGTTCACCGCGGAATATCAGCATCTCGACGTCGACAAAGGCATCCTGTACCAGGATTTGAACATGGGTACGCCGACCGGCACGCTGCCGGATGGCCGCTATACCTATGCGCGCTTCCCGAACCAGGCGCCGGGCAGCACCAACACCGCGAACTGGAACAAGAATGCGTCGTTCAGCAACGTCATCTATCTGACCAATACGGACAAGGGTAAGTCGGACAACTTCACCGTGTCGTTGAAGAAGCCCTTCGACGGCACCTGGAGCGCGATGCTGGCCTACACCTACAGCCGCGCCACCGAAGTAAACCCAGGTACCTCCAGCGTCGCCTACAGCAGCTATCAGAATCGCGCCTGGTACAACCCGTCCGACGACGCCGCAGGCATTTCCAATTACTCCATCCCCAACCGCATCATCGCGCAGCTGAGCTGGGAGCATAAGTTCTTCGGCGACTACGCGACCCGCGTTTCCGCGTTCTACGACGGCCACAACGGCGCGCCGTACAGCTGGGTGTTCGGCAACGATGCCCAGGGCCTGGGTCTGTCGTCCGGCCGCTCGCTGGCTTACGTGCCGTCCGGTCCGAGCGACGTGGTCTGGGCCAACGCGACCTCGCAGCAGCTGTCCTCGTCGTTCTGGGACTACATCGGCAAGCATCCGGAGCTGGCGCGCTACAAGGGGGACGTTGCCGAGCGCAATTCCTCGCGTGCGCCGTGGGTGAACCAGTTGGACATGTCCTTCAGCCAGGAAATTCCCGGCTTCGCCAAGGGCCACAAGGGCGAGATCCGCCTGGACATGTTCAATGTGTTGAACATGCTCAACAAGGATTGGGGTGTGGAGCGCCGTGCCGACTTCCCGCTGGTGCGCAACCTGGCCAACGTGGCCGGCGTCACCGCGGACGGCAAGTACATCTACGATATCTCCAGCACCAGCCTGTACAACCGCAACGGCACCTATGCGCCGACCGATCTGGCCATCAACGAAACGCAGAACCCGTCGCAGCGCTGGTCGCTGCTGCTGACGCTGCGCTACACGTTCTAA
- the ppnN gene encoding nucleotide 5'-monophosphate nucleosidase PpnN has translation MTTSNTAARALPVVDARIYPRGALDILSRVEVVRLRDASSGGLHELLRRCALAVLTSGSASDDPRAARDLYPDFDIQVVQRDRGVRIDLSNAPAMAFVDGEIINGVAELLFAVVRDLAYMAIELGPESAADLESGEGITNAVFGQLRNARILQPADPNLVVCWGGHSISRDEYLYTKQVGYELGLRGLDICTGCGPGAMKGPMKGATIAHAKQRKHDNRYIGLTEPGIIAAESPNPIVNHLVIMPDIEKRLEAFVRIGHGIIVFPGGVGTAEEILYLLGILLREENRGLPFPLLLTGPTIAAPYFQQIDRFLRLTLGEVATSRYEIVVGDPVAVARKMAEGIQQVRLHRKDQKDAFYFNWSVDIPLEYQRPFVPTHEAMAALDLHHGRPPHALAADLRRAFSGIVAGNVKEDGMRRIEQYGPFEIHGDADMMQALDALLRAFVEQRRMKISGEYRPCYRVMA, from the coding sequence ATGACGACGAGCAATACGGCGGCGCGGGCGCTGCCGGTAGTGGATGCGCGGATCTACCCGCGCGGCGCCCTGGACATCCTCTCGCGCGTGGAAGTGGTGCGCCTGCGCGACGCGTCCAGCGGAGGGCTGCACGAACTGCTGCGGCGCTGCGCGCTGGCGGTGCTGACCAGTGGCAGTGCGTCCGACGACCCCCGCGCCGCGCGCGACCTCTATCCGGACTTCGACATCCAGGTGGTGCAGCGCGATCGCGGCGTGCGCATCGACCTATCCAATGCGCCGGCGATGGCGTTCGTGGATGGGGAGATCATCAATGGCGTGGCCGAGCTGCTGTTCGCCGTGGTCCGCGACCTGGCCTACATGGCGATCGAACTGGGGCCGGAATCGGCCGCCGACCTGGAGTCCGGCGAAGGCATCACCAATGCCGTGTTCGGGCAGCTGCGCAACGCGCGCATCCTGCAACCGGCCGATCCCAACCTGGTGGTGTGCTGGGGCGGCCATTCGATCTCGCGCGACGAATATCTGTACACCAAGCAGGTCGGCTACGAGCTGGGCCTGCGCGGGCTGGACATCTGCACCGGCTGCGGCCCGGGCGCGATGAAGGGGCCGATGAAGGGTGCCACCATCGCCCATGCCAAGCAGCGCAAGCACGACAACCGCTACATCGGCCTCACCGAGCCGGGCATCATCGCCGCCGAGTCGCCGAACCCGATCGTCAACCACCTGGTGATCATGCCGGATATCGAGAAGCGCCTGGAGGCCTTCGTCCGCATCGGCCACGGCATCATCGTGTTCCCCGGCGGCGTCGGCACCGCCGAGGAGATCCTGTACCTGCTCGGCATCCTGCTGCGCGAGGAGAACCGCGGGCTGCCGTTCCCGCTGCTGCTGACCGGCCCGACCATCGCCGCGCCGTATTTCCAGCAGATCGACCGCTTCCTGCGCCTGACCCTGGGCGAGGTCGCTACCTCGCGCTACGAGATCGTGGTCGGCGATCCGGTCGCGGTGGCGCGCAAGATGGCCGAGGGCATCCAACAGGTGCGCCTGCACCGCAAGGACCAGAAGGACGCGTTCTACTTCAACTGGTCTGTGGACATCCCGCTGGAATACCAGCGTCCGTTCGTGCCGACCCACGAGGCGATGGCCGCGCTCGACCTGCACCACGGGCGCCCGCCGCACGCGCTGGCGGCGGATCTGCGCCGTGCCTTCTCCGGCATCGTTGCCGGCAACGTCAAGGAAGACGGCATGCGCCGCATCGAGCAGTACGGCCCGTTCGAGATCCATGGCGACGCGGACATGATGCAGGCCCTGGACGCACTGCTGCGCGCCTTCGTCGAGCAGCGCCGGATGAAGATTTCCGGCGAGTACCGGCCTTGTTATCGGGTCATGGCCTGA
- a CDS encoding sensor histidine kinase, whose translation MPSPAYSNDQLQVLKQPSTLIWIVMAGECIAAILALTPSQGPGGNRWVYFGLASLGIQWVALLTLASLLMLRRALAGRGILPITAATLGLMQLLTWLISWVILSAFGDYWQLSTAAWLTLSLQLSGITLLIGLLGMAALNNHIRIKQLVERAKQAEIDALTARVQPHFLFNTLNTAVMLVHRQPQQVEQLLMDLSDLFRAALATPDLVSLDDEIDLARRYLDIEAIRFGPRLRVRWELPSPLPQARVPRLSLQPLVENAVHHGIECSPDGGEIRIAIGQAHNRLKIEVSNTLPPAGSTPHLGRGHRVGLSALRTRLESMQGGVLSTGLEDDALFVATIRIELRP comes from the coding sequence ATGCCCTCCCCCGCGTACTCGAACGACCAGTTGCAAGTGCTCAAGCAACCATCCACGCTGATCTGGATCGTCATGGCCGGCGAATGCATCGCCGCCATTCTGGCGCTGACCCCGAGCCAGGGCCCAGGGGGAAACCGCTGGGTCTACTTCGGCCTGGCCTCGCTCGGTATCCAATGGGTGGCATTGCTGACCCTGGCCAGCCTGCTGATGCTGCGCCGCGCCCTGGCCGGCAGAGGCATCCTGCCGATCACTGCCGCGACGCTTGGCCTGATGCAGTTGCTGACCTGGTTGATCAGCTGGGTGATCCTGTCTGCGTTCGGCGACTACTGGCAGCTGTCGACCGCAGCATGGCTGACGCTCTCGCTGCAGCTGTCCGGCATCACCTTGCTGATCGGCCTGCTCGGTATGGCCGCGCTGAACAACCATATCCGCATCAAGCAATTGGTCGAACGCGCCAAGCAGGCGGAAATCGACGCGCTCACCGCGCGCGTGCAGCCGCACTTCCTGTTCAATACGCTCAATACCGCGGTGATGCTGGTGCATCGCCAACCGCAGCAAGTCGAGCAGTTGCTGATGGATCTATCCGATCTGTTCCGCGCCGCGCTGGCAACGCCCGACCTGGTCAGCCTCGACGACGAAATCGACCTGGCGAGGCGCTATCTCGACATCGAAGCCATTCGTTTCGGACCGCGCCTGCGCGTGCGCTGGGAGCTGCCGTCGCCGCTGCCGCAGGCCAGAGTCCCGCGGCTTTCGCTGCAACCCCTGGTCGAGAACGCAGTGCATCACGGGATCGAATGCTCGCCCGATGGCGGCGAGATCCGCATCGCCATCGGCCAAGCCCACAACCGACTGAAGATCGAGGTCAGCAATACGCTGCCCCCGGCCGGTTCCACGCCGCACCTGGGTCGTGGCCACCGGGTCGGATTGTCGGCATTGCGCACGCGCCTGGAAAGCATGCAGGGCGGCGTCCTGAGCACGGGCCTGGAGGACGACGCGTTGTTCGTGGCGACGATCCGGATCGAACTCAGGCCATGA
- a CDS encoding GspH/FimT family pseudopilin: protein MCVPEQRRLAVSRLRGFTLVELMVTVAVLAIIMALAFPSFTMLIRSNRLTSTANELVAALQVSRSEAVRLNGGVSLCRSDNGSTCASGGDWTHVLTVARDGTVLRTTTLRTGLSVSSSALDALGDKLTFNADGIARDSNGTPLNSDAVLVVCMPVTSPSDNVRSVSMSGGSRVSIARSSNGGQCSAQTAP, encoded by the coding sequence ATGTGTGTTCCTGAGCAGCGCCGCCTTGCCGTATCCAGGCTGCGCGGGTTCACGCTGGTAGAGCTGATGGTCACGGTCGCCGTGCTGGCGATCATCATGGCGTTGGCATTTCCCAGCTTCACCATGCTGATCCGCAGCAACCGCTTGACCAGCACCGCCAATGAGTTGGTCGCCGCCTTGCAGGTATCGCGCTCGGAGGCGGTGCGCCTGAACGGCGGGGTCAGTCTGTGCCGCAGCGACAACGGCAGCACCTGCGCCAGCGGCGGCGACTGGACCCATGTGCTGACGGTGGCGCGCGACGGCACCGTGTTGCGGACAACGACGCTGCGCACCGGACTGTCCGTTTCCAGTTCGGCACTGGATGCGCTGGGCGACAAGCTCACGTTCAATGCCGACGGTATCGCCCGCGACAGCAACGGTACGCCATTGAACAGCGATGCAGTGCTCGTCGTTTGCATGCCGGTCACCAGTCCCTCCGACAACGTGCGCAGCGTGTCCATGAGCGGGGGCAGTCGGGTTTCCATCGCGCGTAGTTCGAACGGCGGCCAATGTTCGGCCCAGACCGCTCCTTGA
- the pilV gene encoding type IV pilus modification protein PilV — MKRFHSGRNIAGVTLIEVMISVLILGIGMLGVAAMQTTALRNNQSAMQRSQIVMQTYTILDAMRANRDAALIGKYNTAGMVCKPPTGGSLIQNDQAAWLGALQNTIGGDPTTTCGSIACLDGKCKVSIQWDDSRAADASQSRIGSATQTLDTVTQL, encoded by the coding sequence ATGAAACGATTCCACAGCGGCAGGAACATCGCCGGCGTCACCCTCATCGAGGTGATGATCTCCGTGCTGATCCTCGGGATCGGCATGCTCGGCGTGGCCGCGATGCAGACCACCGCGCTACGCAACAACCAGAGCGCGATGCAGCGCAGTCAGATCGTCATGCAGACCTACACCATTCTGGATGCGATGCGCGCCAACCGCGACGCTGCGCTGATCGGCAAATACAACACTGCCGGCATGGTCTGCAAGCCGCCGACCGGCGGCAGCCTGATCCAGAATGATCAAGCCGCGTGGCTTGGCGCTCTGCAAAACACCATCGGCGGCGATCCCACGACGACCTGCGGTTCTATTGCATGCCTGGATGGCAAATGTAAGGTCAGCATCCAGTGGGACGATAGCCGTGCTGCAGATGCCAGCCAGTCCCGTATTGGTAGTGCCACGCAGACGCTCGATACGGTGACGCAGCTGTGA
- a CDS encoding PilW family protein, with amino-acid sequence MKPSFLRTSPSRQSGFNLVELMISMLLGLLVVGAAIGIFLSNRKTYAATEGLSRVQESARIAFEMMARDIREAGGNPCDSGLPVANVLSDPTSEWWKNWAQPLQGFDNSGPPGITSKSGTDAIQVLSASNGGATVTAHNAGSQTLTLNAAAADLHTNAVMLLCDRQQVAVLQADGVSGTSVTYKSGALNACNRLGRLPGVCAAGSNNYTYEMNSLLTELRAVRWYVADNPRGTSLYQAVLGPGGTVNANEITEGVSNLQFEYLVTGKSGYVTGAAVADWANVVAVKITMTVNSGDAVSSDNTPLSREFTTIVSIRNRNS; translated from the coding sequence GTGAAGCCTTCTTTTCTTCGCACCTCACCGTCCCGTCAGTCCGGCTTCAACCTGGTCGAACTGATGATTTCGATGCTGCTCGGCTTGCTGGTCGTCGGCGCTGCCATCGGCATCTTCCTGTCCAATCGCAAGACCTACGCGGCCACCGAAGGCCTGAGCCGGGTGCAGGAATCGGCCCGCATCGCCTTCGAAATGATGGCCCGGGATATCCGAGAGGCGGGCGGTAACCCCTGCGACTCCGGGTTGCCTGTGGCCAACGTACTGTCTGATCCCACGTCCGAGTGGTGGAAGAACTGGGCGCAGCCGCTGCAGGGCTTCGACAACAGCGGCCCGCCGGGTATCACCTCCAAGAGCGGCACCGATGCGATCCAGGTCCTGTCCGCAAGCAATGGTGGCGCCACCGTCACTGCGCACAACGCCGGCAGCCAGACCCTGACGCTCAACGCCGCCGCCGCCGATCTTCATACCAATGCGGTGATGTTGCTGTGCGACCGGCAACAGGTTGCAGTGCTGCAAGCCGATGGCGTCTCGGGCACCAGTGTTACCTACAAGAGCGGCGCCTTGAACGCATGCAATCGGCTAGGACGTCTGCCGGGAGTCTGTGCTGCCGGCTCCAATAACTACACCTACGAGATGAATTCCCTGCTGACCGAGTTGCGCGCGGTGCGTTGGTATGTCGCGGACAACCCGCGCGGCACCTCGCTATACCAGGCTGTGCTCGGGCCGGGCGGCACGGTCAACGCAAACGAAATCACCGAAGGTGTCTCGAATTTGCAGTTCGAGTATCTGGTTACCGGAAAGAGCGGCTACGTCACAGGCGCTGCCGTCGCTGATTGGGCCAACGTGGTTGCGGTCAAGATCACCATGACGGTCAATTCCGGGGACGCCGTGAGCAGCGACAACACGCCGCTGTCGCGTGAATTCACGACCATCGTGAGCATCAGGAACAGGAATTCGTGA
- a CDS encoding pilus assembly PilX family protein, with protein MHSSIRRQSGISLIIVLLLLLVMTLLGLAVLRSTLLEERMSSNMRDRSLAFQAAEGALRDAEKVIQGAASGNPVGFNCSSGTTVCPAIPSNTYTGNVSGCTLGAEECWVDAKIAQTLQPGPPQYYIQYLGQRTSEDQLGLGSSVNQNQYGGAGGTSLEHYYRIIARSASPAAADGRAIVVLQTNVTVK; from the coding sequence ATGCATTCGTCCATCCGTCGGCAATCCGGCATCTCCCTCATCATCGTGCTGCTGCTGCTGCTGGTCATGACCTTGCTGGGCCTGGCCGTACTGCGCAGCACGTTGCTGGAGGAGCGGATGTCTTCCAACATGCGTGACCGCAGTCTGGCATTCCAGGCGGCGGAAGGCGCGCTGCGCGATGCGGAAAAAGTCATCCAGGGCGCCGCAAGCGGCAATCCCGTGGGATTCAACTGCTCATCCGGCACCACCGTCTGCCCTGCCATACCGAGTAATACCTATACCGGCAATGTCAGTGGATGCACGCTGGGTGCCGAAGAATGTTGGGTGGATGCCAAAATCGCCCAGACGTTGCAACCCGGCCCCCCGCAGTACTACATCCAATACCTGGGTCAGCGCACCAGCGAAGACCAACTGGGCCTGGGGTCGAGCGTCAATCAGAATCAGTACGGCGGTGCCGGCGGTACCTCGCTCGAACACTACTACCGGATCATCGCGCGCAGCGCCAGCCCCGCGGCCGCAGATGGGCGCGCGATCGTCGTCCTGCAAACCAACGTCACCGTCAAGTAA